In one Nocardioides sp. NBC_00368 genomic region, the following are encoded:
- a CDS encoding phosphopantetheine-binding protein, giving the protein METLDRPAVRKLMGEVLAVQGKTLPADDTAKLADIGFRSLDFSELALRVEDEIGDELNFEAAGLRSIETIADVLDLLVEIQEQ; this is encoded by the coding sequence ATGGAGACTCTTGACCGACCGGCGGTCCGCAAGCTCATGGGCGAGGTGCTGGCCGTGCAGGGAAAGACCCTGCCCGCCGACGACACCGCGAAGCTGGCCGACATCGGCTTCCGCTCCCTCGACTTCTCCGAGCTCGCGCTCCGGGTCGAGGACGAGATCGGCGACGAGCTCAACTTCGAGGCGGCCGGACTCCGCTCGATCGAGACCATCGCAGACGTGCTCGACCTGCTCGTGGAGATCCAGGAGCAGTGA
- a CDS encoding AMP-binding protein, translated as MIADNLVVDARTGMRTTWGELVRQAAPRPAPTAHVVAHSVDALPAVAALEDGGELLVVAAGRVDEALADELRGAGFDLVAGDDVQVATSHRAAEDGRVWLLTSGSTGRPKRVGHTLASLSTVTGELAPRTWLCPYSPGTYAWWQVITLGLGVPAQDLVLVDPADPAALDDWVVPALEHGVTAVSGTPTFWRRTLMRHGAELSRLPLEQVTLGGEPVDQAVLSQLAEVFPDARVSWIYASSEVGASIVVHDGRAGFPEEWLDRDVPGRPRLSVVDGELVITSPHHGVEASGTELAGAVRTGDAARIEDGRVLVTGRLDRDELNVGGSKVSAGAVRDLLQSHPDVAWASVRGRKAPLVGTMVVADVVADQDSDVNADDLTRWAAERLPEYAVPRRIKMLAEIPAKETLKSDV; from the coding sequence GTGATCGCCGACAACCTCGTCGTCGACGCCCGGACGGGGATGCGTACGACCTGGGGTGAGCTCGTCCGGCAGGCTGCCCCGCGACCGGCGCCGACGGCCCACGTGGTGGCGCACAGCGTCGACGCGCTGCCCGCGGTCGCTGCGCTGGAGGACGGCGGTGAGCTGCTCGTCGTGGCCGCCGGACGGGTCGACGAGGCGCTGGCCGATGAGCTGCGTGGGGCGGGGTTCGACCTGGTCGCCGGGGACGACGTCCAGGTGGCGACGAGTCACCGCGCGGCCGAGGACGGCCGGGTCTGGCTGCTCACCTCCGGGTCCACCGGCCGGCCCAAGCGGGTCGGCCACACCCTGGCGTCGCTCTCGACGGTGACCGGCGAGCTGGCTCCGCGCACCTGGCTGTGCCCCTACTCGCCCGGCACCTACGCCTGGTGGCAGGTGATCACCCTGGGCCTGGGCGTGCCCGCCCAGGACCTGGTGCTGGTCGACCCGGCCGACCCGGCCGCTCTGGACGACTGGGTGGTGCCCGCGCTCGAGCACGGCGTCACCGCGGTGTCCGGGACCCCGACGTTCTGGCGGCGCACGCTGATGCGCCACGGCGCCGAGCTGAGCAGGCTTCCGCTCGAGCAGGTCACGCTCGGTGGCGAGCCGGTCGACCAGGCGGTGCTGTCGCAGCTCGCCGAGGTCTTCCCGGACGCACGGGTCTCCTGGATCTATGCCTCGTCCGAGGTCGGCGCCTCGATCGTCGTCCACGACGGCCGAGCCGGGTTCCCGGAGGAGTGGCTCGACCGGGACGTCCCCGGCCGGCCCCGGCTGTCGGTCGTCGACGGTGAGCTGGTGATCACCTCGCCGCACCACGGCGTCGAAGCCTCGGGCACCGAGCTGGCCGGCGCCGTACGCACCGGCGACGCCGCCCGCATCGAGGACGGCCGGGTCCTGGTGACCGGTCGCCTGGACCGCGACGAGCTCAACGTCGGCGGCTCGAAGGTGTCCGCCGGTGCCGTACGCGACCTGCTGCAGTCCCACCCCGATGTCGCCTGGGCCTCCGTACGTGGCCGGAAGGCGCCGCTGGTCGGCACCATGGTCGTCGCCGACGTGGTCGCCGACCAGGACTCCGACGTCAACGCCGACGACCTGACCCGCTGGGCGGCCGAGCGGCTGCCCGAGTACGCCGTGCCGCGGCGCATCAAGATGCTCGCCGAGATCCCGGCCAAGGAGACGCTGAAGAGCGATGTCTGA
- a CDS encoding SDR family NAD(P)-dependent oxidoreductase, translating to MSDSTLFPPASVVLVSGASRGLGLAIVADLLERGVKVAAFARTVTPELDQLAEKYPEATHFGSVDVTDEKAAQAFVKEVETRLGVIDGLVNNAAIGQDSLHVHTSSDRIAQIIETNLTAPLVLTRFVLRRLIGKGLKGRVVNVTSICGQRGYQGLVAYSATKGGLDAATRSLARELGGRVLANAVAPGFFASEMSAVLGANQLESIARRTPSGAMTTPEDVVPTVRMLLLEQTNINGQSIVIDGGGSI from the coding sequence ATGTCTGATTCCACTCTGTTCCCGCCTGCCTCCGTCGTGCTGGTCTCAGGTGCCTCGCGAGGCCTCGGTCTCGCCATCGTCGCCGACCTGCTCGAGCGCGGCGTGAAGGTCGCGGCCTTCGCGCGCACGGTGACCCCCGAGCTCGACCAGCTGGCCGAGAAATATCCCGAGGCCACCCACTTCGGCTCGGTCGACGTGACCGACGAGAAGGCGGCCCAGGCGTTCGTCAAGGAGGTCGAGACGAGGCTCGGCGTCATCGACGGGCTGGTCAACAACGCGGCGATCGGCCAGGACTCGCTGCACGTGCACACCTCCTCGGACCGCATCGCCCAGATCATCGAGACCAACCTGACCGCGCCCCTGGTGCTGACCCGGTTCGTGCTGCGCCGCCTGATCGGCAAGGGCCTCAAGGGCCGGGTGGTCAACGTGACCTCGATCTGCGGCCAGCGCGGCTACCAGGGCCTGGTGGCCTACTCGGCCACCAAGGGAGGCCTCGACGCGGCGACCCGCTCGCTGGCCCGTGAGCTCGGCGGCCGGGTGCTGGCCAACGCGGTCGCTCCCGGGTTCTTCGCCTCGGAGATGTCGGCGGTCCTCGGGGCGAACCAGCTCGAGTCGATCGCGCGGCGTACGCCCTCGGGTGCGATGACCACGCCCGAGGACGTCGTGCCGACCGTGCGGATGCTGCTGCTCGAGCAGACCAACATCAACGGCCAGTCGATCGTCATCGACGGCGGCGGCTCGATCTGA
- a CDS encoding bifunctional glycosyltransferase/CDP-glycerol:glycerophosphate glycerophosphotransferase, with the protein MGQGIVDVLRRAERRMPQGIRRLARDAGHRVLGHERGPLVSVVVTVTDQDKQYLAESLLSVREQTHTTLDILIAPYGQASVVSDQILADIPDDYRLRLLESSATQAEARDHGGRAARGEYVCFLLAADLLTPNAMRTLVTSLERSGSDLAVGRIESRQRLSPPVVPTYDLVHAQNRSGLTLEEFPVALSDVGVSNRLFRTSFWRQQGFSFGGRGGAAAVGFDGYLKANRFDVVTAPVCVDMDRADGTPVEQLHDQTLGMAEWIEQTRSTWVAIGELASDLRDHWALGELASRANTILGDVERMSAEQWTSLRDLVVEIEHDVSPDVWLKLPVEVRARLTYLLADQREELTAFVASRWFERGNLRTRVAGGQVHGIFPDTDLPEAVTTLNVHETPARVLVRDVRPLDSDRVEVDLVARIELVDLAEATPVVTARLVPDLVDMDDEDGFASDPDTVLPDPIDLTVTPRYDAQANMTVGHKYQDYRPGGCRTEIDLSLLTAGRWHLEVTVDVDGVVRTTSEVQIDTRGPAGNLATRYRPRTHTSSGLSVACDRFLDELSFRAVPTEPTSLGKVEVDGRTVALALAGELPQTVRAIGGGVRIEAPVKDGKVTLTLPAHGAVEPGAPAAWRLETLHDGRTGRIVWTDPVGEPWTGERGGSVLASRDGRGFASIIEVADTVALDRVELGEGRITVRGHWLGSIPKHARLTLAGSRHRETVKIDTGSAEFEVVFSLRWDEWGLGESVLPSGVYQFQLTCGANRTGNVRHTTAFLEHQADFQVSDEVRLRPVNGNGPGITLQPPIPVDHAGSYAHNLARERVLAAEEPLDESAVYLSTYAGSTATDSQLAIHEHLRRTRPDLTLYWGIADHASRVPEGGVPVVLQSPEWYRVIGTAKYLVQNIDFDRWWRKREGQRFLQTFHGYPAKSMGLRMWRAKMFSPLRCEAELDRTTAGWDLILTPTPEMDRYYREEYAYDGPIHSEGYPRDDALVGPSAKEDRERTRNLIGIGSHQKVILYAPTWRDHLALNYRSAKMVEHLDVVAASEALGDEYVILLRGHRFNSKGSERSERTARIIDVTDYPEINDLILASDAAVLDYSSLRFDFALTGRPMVFLVPDLSDYTGGIRGFLYDYADTAPGPMLDTAEEVVAALSDLDRLEAEHRDRIAAFNAKYQYTQDGKATERVVERFFDKP; encoded by the coding sequence ATGGGTCAGGGAATCGTCGACGTCCTGCGTCGCGCCGAACGAAGGATGCCACAAGGTATCCGTCGACTGGCTCGTGACGCCGGGCATCGCGTTCTCGGCCACGAGCGCGGCCCGCTCGTCTCGGTCGTGGTGACGGTCACCGACCAGGACAAGCAGTATCTGGCCGAGTCGCTCCTCTCGGTGCGCGAGCAGACCCACACGACGCTGGACATCCTCATCGCTCCCTATGGCCAGGCCAGCGTGGTGAGCGACCAGATCCTCGCGGATATCCCCGACGACTACCGGCTGCGGCTGCTGGAGAGCTCGGCGACGCAGGCCGAGGCCCGCGACCACGGCGGTCGCGCCGCGCGGGGCGAGTACGTCTGCTTCCTGCTCGCCGCCGACCTCCTCACCCCCAACGCCATGCGTACGCTGGTCACCTCCCTGGAGCGGAGCGGCTCCGACCTCGCGGTCGGCCGCATCGAGAGCCGCCAGCGGCTCTCCCCGCCGGTGGTGCCGACCTACGACCTCGTGCACGCGCAGAACCGCTCCGGCCTCACCCTGGAGGAGTTCCCGGTGGCGCTGAGCGACGTCGGGGTGAGCAACCGCCTCTTCCGCACCTCGTTCTGGCGCCAGCAGGGCTTCAGCTTCGGCGGTCGTGGTGGCGCCGCCGCGGTCGGATTCGACGGCTACCTGAAGGCCAACCGCTTCGACGTGGTCACCGCGCCGGTGTGCGTGGACATGGACCGCGCCGACGGCACCCCGGTCGAGCAGCTCCACGACCAGACCCTCGGCATGGCGGAGTGGATCGAGCAGACCCGGTCGACCTGGGTCGCGATCGGCGAGCTGGCCTCCGACCTGCGCGACCACTGGGCGCTCGGCGAGCTCGCCAGCCGCGCCAACACCATTCTCGGTGACGTCGAGCGGATGAGCGCCGAGCAGTGGACCAGCCTGCGCGACCTCGTCGTCGAGATCGAGCACGACGTCTCCCCGGACGTGTGGCTCAAGCTGCCGGTCGAGGTGCGCGCCCGGCTGACCTACCTCCTCGCCGACCAGCGCGAGGAGCTGACCGCGTTCGTCGCGTCGCGCTGGTTCGAGCGCGGCAACCTGCGCACCCGGGTCGCCGGCGGCCAGGTCCACGGGATCTTCCCCGACACCGACCTGCCCGAGGCCGTGACCACGCTCAACGTGCACGAGACGCCTGCGCGGGTGCTGGTGCGCGACGTACGTCCCCTCGACTCCGACCGGGTCGAGGTCGATCTGGTGGCTCGGATCGAGCTGGTCGACCTCGCCGAGGCGACCCCGGTCGTCACCGCACGCCTGGTGCCGGACCTGGTCGACATGGACGACGAGGACGGCTTCGCGAGCGACCCCGACACGGTGCTCCCCGACCCCATCGACCTGACGGTGACCCCGCGCTACGACGCGCAGGCCAACATGACCGTCGGCCACAAATACCAGGACTACCGCCCCGGCGGGTGCCGGACCGAGATCGACCTCAGCCTGCTCACCGCCGGACGCTGGCATCTCGAGGTCACCGTCGACGTCGACGGCGTCGTCCGCACCACCAGCGAGGTGCAGATCGACACCCGCGGCCCCGCGGGCAACCTGGCGACCCGCTACCGGCCGCGGACCCACACCTCCTCCGGCCTGTCCGTGGCCTGCGATCGGTTCCTCGACGAGCTCAGCTTCCGCGCCGTCCCGACGGAGCCGACCTCCCTGGGGAAGGTGGAGGTCGACGGCCGCACCGTGGCCCTGGCCCTGGCCGGCGAGCTCCCGCAGACCGTGCGGGCGATCGGTGGCGGCGTACGCATCGAGGCGCCGGTCAAGGACGGCAAGGTCACGCTCACCCTGCCTGCCCACGGAGCCGTCGAGCCCGGTGCGCCCGCCGCCTGGCGGCTGGAGACGCTCCATGACGGCCGCACGGGCCGGATCGTCTGGACCGACCCGGTGGGCGAGCCGTGGACCGGCGAGCGCGGTGGCAGCGTGCTGGCCTCGCGCGACGGCCGAGGCTTCGCCTCGATCATCGAGGTCGCCGACACCGTCGCGCTCGACCGCGTCGAGCTCGGCGAAGGCCGCATCACCGTGCGCGGCCACTGGCTCGGCTCGATCCCGAAGCACGCCCGGCTCACCCTCGCCGGCTCGCGACACCGCGAGACCGTCAAGATCGACACCGGATCCGCCGAGTTCGAGGTCGTCTTCTCGCTGCGCTGGGACGAGTGGGGCCTGGGCGAGTCCGTCCTGCCCAGCGGCGTCTACCAGTTCCAGCTCACCTGTGGCGCCAACCGCACGGGCAACGTACGCCACACCACCGCGTTCCTCGAGCACCAGGCCGACTTCCAGGTCAGCGACGAGGTCCGGCTGCGCCCGGTCAACGGCAACGGTCCGGGGATCACCCTGCAGCCACCGATCCCCGTCGACCACGCCGGCAGCTACGCCCACAACCTCGCCCGCGAGCGCGTCCTGGCGGCCGAGGAGCCGCTCGACGAGTCTGCGGTCTACCTCTCGACCTACGCCGGCTCGACCGCCACCGACTCCCAGCTCGCGATCCACGAGCACCTGCGTCGCACCCGCCCCGACCTCACCCTCTACTGGGGCATCGCCGACCACGCCTCCCGGGTTCCCGAGGGCGGCGTCCCGGTCGTGCTGCAGAGCCCGGAGTGGTATCGCGTCATCGGCACCGCGAAATACCTCGTGCAGAACATCGACTTCGACCGCTGGTGGCGCAAGCGGGAGGGCCAGCGGTTCCTGCAGACCTTCCACGGCTACCCCGCCAAGTCGATGGGCCTGCGCATGTGGCGCGCCAAGATGTTCTCGCCGCTGCGCTGCGAGGCCGAGCTCGACCGGACCACCGCCGGATGGGACCTGATCCTGACGCCGACTCCGGAGATGGACCGTTACTACCGCGAGGAGTACGCCTACGACGGCCCGATCCACAGCGAGGGCTATCCGCGCGACGACGCGCTGGTCGGCCCCTCGGCGAAGGAGGACCGGGAGCGTACCCGCAACCTGATCGGCATCGGCTCCCACCAGAAGGTGATCCTCTACGCCCCGACCTGGCGGGACCACCTGGCGCTCAACTACCGCTCGGCGAAGATGGTCGAGCACCTCGACGTGGTCGCGGCCAGCGAGGCGCTGGGCGACGAGTACGTCATCCTGCTGCGCGGCCACCGGTTCAACTCGAAGGGCAGCGAGCGCAGCGAGCGCACCGCCCGGATCATCGACGTCACCGACTACCCGGAGATCAACGACCTGATCCTGGCCTCCGACGCGGCGGTGCTCGACTACTCCAGCCTGCGCTTCGACTTCGCCCTCACCGGGCGGCCGATGGTGTTCCTGGTGCCCGACCTGTCCGACTACACCGGCGGCATCCGCGGGTTCCTCTACGACTACGCCGACACCGCCCCGGGGCCGATGCTCGACACCGCCGAGGAGGTGGTCGCGGCCCTGTCCGACCTGGACCGGCTCGAGGCCGAGCACCGCGACCGGATCGCGGCGTTCAACGCCAAGTACCAGTACACCCAGGACGGCAAGGCGACCGAGCGGGTCGTCGAGAGGTTCTTCGACAAGCCCTGA
- a CDS encoding glycosyltransferase, with amino-acid sequence MPIPNPREQVALPEGRYLTMCNEIATKFGGQTRAMIMRNRLITQYTGIPTTLLTTESKPVYDEVREVLRESGQLIEGMELLNLYEWYRQHTPTDAPDESVAALGGRLAEVPGTTTSDVLHPDGTVYYTAHSQSGKDLARDYRRADGSIYLRAPGPGAPAASRVPYILTDAEGRPIRSWEAVGGWLWHWLEILAGDAERVFMVTDSRFALRDVMPRQDDRFYFLHLMHNNHVVRERRWNSQLSGKYAPLLDNIHEYDALVNLTHRQSEHIAMRYGSTSHRFVVPNPVELPELPETMPEREPATFVTVARLEPQKRLEHAIKAFAKVIEKRPEAKFQIYGDGKLYKPLADLIETLDVGKNVQLMGHDPRAKEALLHATGFIMTSVNEGYPLATLESLSFGCPVVSYDINYGPREQISDGVDGFIVEAEDIDAVADRCIRMIDAPEMVAEMSRKALEKASKHTWRAFLEDWRVAFEGAVEQRPGRIEKARARLDVHALGWARPMPEGVANRLPGPASRLGRTQASSAAFRDSRTLRFDATLHVMGEWPKGVMADRIVTLDAVCNETGEVASLPLEVSPEGRGAFRLASRFDLAEVFEQFSEDSRNLDLRLRFTVHNWSWQTKLGRPRDVRPNFEVSFGPNDVLHLQRR; translated from the coding sequence ATGCCGATCCCCAACCCCCGCGAGCAGGTCGCGCTCCCTGAGGGCCGCTACCTCACGATGTGCAACGAGATCGCGACCAAGTTCGGTGGACAGACCCGGGCGATGATCATGCGCAACCGCCTGATCACCCAGTACACCGGGATCCCGACCACGCTGCTGACCACCGAGTCGAAGCCCGTCTACGACGAGGTGCGCGAGGTGCTGCGCGAGTCGGGCCAGCTGATCGAGGGTATGGAGCTGCTCAACCTCTACGAGTGGTACCGCCAGCACACCCCCACGGACGCGCCGGACGAGTCCGTCGCCGCGCTCGGCGGGCGACTGGCCGAGGTGCCCGGCACGACCACGTCGGACGTGCTGCATCCGGACGGCACCGTCTACTACACCGCCCACTCCCAGTCGGGGAAGGACCTGGCGCGCGACTACCGTCGCGCCGACGGGTCGATCTACCTGCGGGCGCCGGGCCCGGGTGCCCCGGCCGCGTCCCGGGTGCCCTACATCCTCACCGACGCCGAGGGGCGTCCGATCCGGTCCTGGGAGGCCGTCGGCGGCTGGCTGTGGCACTGGCTCGAGATCCTCGCCGGTGACGCCGAGCGCGTCTTCATGGTGACCGACTCCCGGTTCGCGCTCCGTGACGTCATGCCGCGCCAGGACGACCGCTTCTACTTCCTCCACCTCATGCACAACAACCACGTGGTGAGGGAGCGGCGCTGGAACTCCCAGCTCTCGGGGAAGTACGCCCCGTTGCTGGACAACATCCACGAGTACGACGCACTGGTCAACCTGACCCATCGTCAGTCCGAGCACATCGCGATGCGCTACGGCTCGACCTCGCACCGGTTCGTCGTGCCCAACCCGGTCGAGCTGCCGGAGCTGCCCGAGACGATGCCCGAGCGGGAGCCGGCGACGTTCGTCACGGTCGCCCGGCTCGAGCCGCAGAAGCGTCTCGAGCACGCCATCAAGGCCTTCGCGAAGGTGATCGAGAAGCGGCCCGAGGCCAAGTTCCAGATCTACGGCGACGGCAAGCTCTACAAGCCGCTGGCGGACCTGATCGAGACCCTCGACGTCGGCAAGAACGTCCAGCTCATGGGTCACGACCCGCGGGCCAAGGAGGCGCTGCTGCACGCCACCGGCTTCATCATGACCAGCGTCAACGAGGGCTATCCGCTGGCGACCCTGGAGTCGCTCTCCTTCGGCTGCCCGGTGGTCAGCTACGACATCAACTACGGTCCGCGCGAGCAGATCAGCGACGGTGTCGACGGCTTCATCGTCGAGGCGGAGGACATCGACGCCGTCGCCGACCGCTGCATCCGGATGATCGACGCCCCCGAGATGGTGGCCGAGATGTCCCGCAAGGCGCTGGAGAAGGCGAGCAAGCACACCTGGCGCGCCTTCCTCGAGGACTGGCGGGTCGCCTTCGAGGGTGCGGTCGAGCAGCGTCCCGGCCGGATCGAGAAGGCCCGTGCCCGGCTCGACGTCCACGCCCTCGGCTGGGCGCGGCCGATGCCCGAGGGCGTCGCCAACCGCCTGCCCGGCCCGGCCAGCCGTCTGGGCCGCACCCAGGCGAGCTCGGCCGCCTTCCGTGACTCCCGTACGCTCCGCTTCGACGCCACGCTCCACGTGATGGGCGAGTGGCCGAAGGGCGTGATGGCGGACCGGATCGTCACCCTCGACGCCGTCTGCAACGAGACCGGCGAGGTCGCCTCGCTGCCGCTCGAGGTCTCACCCGAGGGTCGGGGCGCCTTCCGGCTCGCCTCCAGGTTCGACCTCGCGGAGGTCTTCGAGCAGTTCTCCGAGGACTCGCGCAACCTGGACCTGCGGCTCCGGTTCACCGTCCACAACTGGAGCTGGCAGACCAAGCTCGGCCGGCCCCGTGACGTACGCCCGAACTTCGAGGTGTCGTTCGGGCCGAACGACGTGCTGCACCTGCAGCGGCGCTGA
- a CDS encoding class I SAM-dependent methyltransferase: protein MRLLVRPDRSSTARPRHINPSRVRLRQEMARFAKGTKRGMRVLDAGAGRSPYRKLFKHAHYEAADFAQLDSSYAPLDYVCDITDIPVDDGRFDRVICNQVLEHVPEPEKAIAELHRVLKPGGRIFLSAPLFFAEHQKPYDFFRYTQFSLRKMFEEAGFEIARMNWLEGYFGTVAYSYQMMAKNLPAGVDELRGRGLRWKLAYIAPIVLLNRKLAVRLSRIYARLEISGRRYERGMPKNYVVVARKPETATPGTPKPPAVEAKAAATTAELEAEVARLRAETIRTRESVRDPLADLALPAEVRTVLDGVRAEHLTYLKPENLEVLARQVLDADLHDRPGLIIETGAALGGSAITMAAAKDPKRPMRVYDVFGMIPEPSERDGEDVHKRYRKIVSGTSKGIGGETYYGYRDNLYDEVSDSFVRHGIDLAEHNVELVQGLFQDTLKIDEPVAFAHLDGDWYESTMTCLERIVPHLVVGGRIVLDDYFHYSGCRDAVDEYFQDRPGFRLERRTKLHVVRTM, encoded by the coding sequence ATGCGGCTCCTGGTCAGGCCGGATCGCAGCAGCACGGCTCGACCCCGGCACATCAATCCATCCCGAGTGCGGCTCCGTCAGGAGATGGCACGCTTCGCCAAAGGCACCAAACGGGGCATGCGAGTCCTCGACGCGGGCGCCGGACGCTCGCCCTACCGCAAGCTGTTCAAGCATGCCCACTACGAGGCCGCTGACTTCGCTCAGCTGGACTCGTCGTACGCACCTCTGGACTACGTCTGCGACATCACCGACATCCCGGTCGATGACGGCCGCTTCGACCGGGTGATCTGCAACCAGGTCCTCGAGCACGTGCCCGAGCCGGAGAAGGCCATCGCGGAGCTGCACCGCGTGCTGAAGCCGGGCGGGCGCATCTTCCTCTCGGCGCCACTCTTCTTCGCCGAGCACCAGAAACCCTACGACTTCTTTCGCTACACCCAGTTCTCGCTGCGGAAGATGTTCGAGGAGGCCGGGTTCGAGATCGCCCGGATGAACTGGCTCGAGGGCTACTTCGGGACGGTCGCCTACAGCTACCAGATGATGGCGAAGAACCTCCCCGCCGGCGTCGACGAGCTCCGCGGCCGGGGTCTGCGCTGGAAGCTCGCCTACATCGCCCCGATCGTGCTCCTCAACCGCAAGCTCGCAGTCCGGCTCAGCCGCATCTACGCACGGTTGGAGATCTCCGGCCGCCGCTACGAGCGTGGCATGCCGAAGAACTACGTCGTGGTCGCCCGCAAGCCCGAGACGGCTACGCCGGGCACGCCGAAGCCACCGGCCGTCGAGGCGAAGGCCGCCGCGACCACCGCCGAGCTCGAGGCCGAGGTCGCCAGGCTGAGGGCGGAGACCATCCGCACCCGGGAGTCCGTACGCGACCCGCTGGCCGACCTCGCGCTCCCCGCCGAGGTCCGCACCGTCCTCGACGGCGTCCGCGCCGAGCACCTCACCTACCTCAAGCCCGAGAACCTCGAGGTGCTGGCCCGCCAGGTCCTGGACGCGGACCTCCACGACCGGCCCGGCCTGATCATCGAGACCGGGGCGGCGCTCGGCGGCTCCGCGATCACGATGGCGGCGGCGAAGGACCCGAAGCGGCCGATGCGGGTCTACGACGTCTTCGGGATGATCCCGGAGCCCTCCGAGCGCGACGGCGAGGACGTGCACAAGCGCTACCGCAAGATCGTCAGCGGCACCTCGAAGGGGATCGGCGGGGAGACCTACTACGGCTATCGCGACAACCTCTACGACGAGGTGAGCGACTCGTTCGTCCGGCACGGGATCGACCTGGCCGAGCACAACGTCGAGCTCGTGCAGGGCCTGTTCCAGGACACCCTGAAGATCGACGAGCCGGTGGCCTTCGCCCACCTCGACGGCGACTGGTACGAGTCGACGATGACCTGCCTGGAGCGGATCGTCCCCCACCTGGTCGTGGGCGGACGGATCGTGCTCGACGACTACTTCCACTACAGCGGATGCCGGGACGCGGTCGACGAGTACTTCCAGGACCGGCCCGGGTTCAGGCTGGAGCGACGTACGAAGCTGCACGTCGTCCGCACCATGTAG
- a CDS encoding acyltransferase family protein, with the protein MTSAPTVPADTAPADTPAPKPKKPVRRPRLGALDALRFIAAAVVVGYHLTGIATPYWGLDPHEVFPTLNHVTRYGYLGVELFFIISGFVILMTAWGRDLPGFVSSRVARLFPAYWVAVVITLILQAYWKGGRDQGFVGGLINMTMTQDAWDVLSAQGAFWTLWIELKFYLLIGVFLLVGITKQRVIAVAFLWPLLAQIARATDSGVLNSLLFAEYAPFFAMGMALFLIYRFGNSFVAWLAVIYNVILGIRQATEYADRATELVGATVSPLVTGLAIVAFAALVWLVSAGPLGRVEARFLTTLGALTYPLYLIHAQFAFWVIDTFHGRYDEYVVLAAAVATALVLAIALHYLVERRLHDPVRDAVLRGLRETPTPGR; encoded by the coding sequence ATGACGAGCGCCCCGACCGTCCCGGCCGACACCGCCCCCGCCGACACCCCCGCACCCAAGCCCAAGAAGCCCGTACGCCGCCCCCGGCTCGGCGCGCTCGACGCGCTCCGGTTCATCGCGGCAGCGGTCGTCGTGGGCTATCACCTCACCGGCATCGCGACGCCTTACTGGGGTCTCGACCCGCACGAGGTGTTCCCGACCCTCAACCACGTCACCCGCTACGGCTACCTCGGCGTGGAGCTGTTCTTCATCATCAGCGGCTTCGTGATCCTGATGACCGCCTGGGGACGTGACCTGCCCGGTTTCGTCTCCTCCCGGGTCGCCCGGCTGTTCCCGGCCTACTGGGTCGCGGTGGTCATCACCCTGATCCTCCAGGCCTACTGGAAGGGCGGCCGCGACCAGGGATTCGTCGGCGGCCTGATCAACATGACGATGACCCAGGACGCCTGGGACGTACTCAGTGCCCAGGGCGCGTTCTGGACCCTCTGGATCGAGCTCAAGTTCTACCTGCTGATCGGGGTCTTCCTGCTCGTCGGGATCACCAAGCAGCGAGTCATCGCGGTCGCGTTCCTGTGGCCGCTGCTGGCTCAGATCGCCCGGGCGACCGACTCCGGCGTGCTCAACTCGCTCCTGTTCGCCGAGTACGCCCCCTTCTTCGCGATGGGCATGGCGCTGTTCCTGATCTACCGGTTCGGCAACTCGTTCGTCGCCTGGCTGGCGGTGATCTACAACGTGATCCTGGGCATCCGCCAGGCGACGGAGTACGCCGACCGGGCCACCGAGCTCGTCGGCGCCACCGTCTCGCCGCTGGTCACCGGGTTGGCGATCGTCGCGTTCGCAGCGCTCGTCTGGCTCGTCTCCGCCGGCCCGCTGGGCCGGGTGGAGGCGCGCTTCCTGACCACGCTCGGCGCGCTGACCTACCCGCTCTACCTGATCCACGCGCAGTTCGCGTTCTGGGTGATCGACACGTTCCACGGCCGCTATGACGAGTACGTCGTGCTGGCCGCCGCCGTCGCGACCGCCCTCGTGCTGGCCATCGCGCTCCACTACCTCGTCGAGCGGCGCCTCCACGATCCGGTGCGCGACGCCGTCTTGCGCGGTTTGCGAGAGACTCCGACGCCGGGGCGCTAA